A single window of Tuberibacillus sp. Marseille-P3662 DNA harbors:
- the csrA gene encoding carbon storage regulator CsrA, translating to MLVLNRKKNESIMIGDDIEIKIVDIDGEQIKLGIDAPNHVDIHRKEVYMSIQEANNEATQQQLSLDVLDQLKQLGK from the coding sequence ATGCTCGTTCTTAACCGGAAGAAAAATGAATCCATTATGATCGGCGACGACATAGAGATTAAAATTGTTGATATAGACGGTGAACAAATCAAACTTGGCATCGATGCCCCGAACCATGTGGACATCCATAGGAAAGAAGTATACATGTCGATCCAAGAGGCTAATAATGAGGCGACACAGCAACAACTGTCGCTGGATGTCTTAGATCAGTTGAAGCAGCTTGGTAAGTAG
- a CDS encoding putative holin-like toxin: MAVYETLVLMVSFGTLVALIMTGTNKKK, from the coding sequence GTGGCCGTTTATGAAACGTTGGTACTAATGGTGAGTTTCGGAACATTAGTGGCGTTGATTATGACAGGCACAAATAAAAAGAAATAG
- a CDS encoding TIGR03826 family flagellar region protein produces MAELSNCIYCGQVFVKESSSVCRNCQKDIDRQFHTVYDYIKTKAHRQATVQEVHEATQVETWLIYKWIEDRRLDTKSFPNMGYPCHSCGQPIQRGKLCDKCLKHMQRDLERAESSHHVQDDPRASQYLTYHTEDH; encoded by the coding sequence ATGGCTGAATTGAGTAATTGCATTTATTGCGGACAGGTCTTTGTCAAAGAGTCATCATCGGTTTGCCGGAATTGTCAAAAGGATATCGACCGTCAATTTCATACGGTTTATGATTATATAAAGACGAAAGCGCACCGCCAAGCAACAGTTCAAGAAGTCCATGAAGCGACTCAAGTTGAAACATGGCTGATCTATAAATGGATTGAAGACAGACGACTTGACACCAAGTCATTTCCAAATATGGGTTATCCCTGTCATTCTTGTGGACAGCCCATTCAGCGCGGTAAACTTTGTGATAAGTGTCTTAAGCATATGCAACGAGATTTGGAGCGTGCCGAATCATCCCATCACGTTCAAGATGATCCCCGTGCATCCCAGTATTTGACCTATCATACTGAAGATCATTAA
- the flgL gene encoding flagellar hook-associated protein FlgL: protein MRVTQGMMSQDILRQIRNSNQQMSRYQQQLATGKKITRPSQDPVVATMGIGYRTNVAHVEQYERNMNEVQKWTDSTGSALDQVNSVLQRVRELTVQASNDTYDESQREHIAGEVEQLRDELVNISETKVAGKYIFNGESTQEPPLSKNEDGDYQINLAEDHKQVKIAVNDGVKIQVNTPPGDVFDPAMFKDLNNLIGKLKGDSNTEDSASFDDFIGTIDSHIDRVLGTQAELGAKQNRVDMVKQRLGKQKEMATEIMSNNEDANFEKTLIELKQQESVHRAALSVGSRMIQPTLVDFLK from the coding sequence ATGCGCGTGACACAAGGGATGATGTCGCAGGACATTCTTAGACAAATCCGCAATAGCAACCAGCAGATGTCAAGATATCAACAACAGCTCGCCACAGGTAAAAAAATCACACGTCCATCCCAGGACCCGGTTGTAGCTACTATGGGGATCGGATACCGTACGAATGTTGCTCATGTTGAGCAATACGAACGCAACATGAACGAAGTGCAAAAATGGACGGACAGTACCGGATCAGCATTAGATCAGGTGAATAGTGTGCTGCAGCGTGTTCGGGAGTTAACCGTTCAAGCGAGCAATGATACATATGATGAGAGTCAACGTGAGCATATTGCCGGAGAAGTCGAGCAATTGCGTGATGAGTTAGTGAACATATCGGAAACAAAAGTAGCTGGCAAATATATTTTTAATGGTGAAAGCACCCAAGAGCCTCCGTTAAGCAAGAATGAAGATGGGGACTATCAAATTAATTTAGCTGAAGATCATAAGCAAGTGAAGATCGCGGTTAATGATGGGGTGAAAATTCAAGTTAACACACCCCCTGGCGATGTTTTTGATCCAGCCATGTTTAAGGACTTGAACAATCTGATCGGCAAGTTGAAAGGTGATTCAAATACCGAGGATTCGGCATCGTTCGATGATTTCATCGGGACGATTGACTCACATATTGACCGCGTGCTTGGCACCCAGGCTGAACTGGGGGCTAAGCAAAACAGAGTGGATATGGTTAAACAGCGGCTTGGTAAACAAAAGGAAATGGCTACAGAAATAATGTCAAACAATGAAGATGCTAATTTTGAAAAAACATTGATTGAGTTAAAGCAGCAGGAAAGTGTCCATAGGGCCGCTTTGTCTGTGGGATCTCGCATGATTCAACCGACGCTCGTTGACTTTCTAAAATAA
- a CDS encoding flagellar protein FlgN, with amino-acid sequence MMNDLVSTLDDLLQAHERLLALAQKKSDTIKEGDFATLDQVMNQEQSMIQAITQLEERRLNMTETFFREKGVHNDGTLTMLIAHAPEVTGRRLQDTQLQLANVLYELQAVNQFNQELLSQSLEWVHLNMNLAQPKTEPTNYEPPSKQKLNTPATSRFDSRA; translated from the coding sequence ATGATGAATGATTTGGTGTCTACCTTAGATGATTTGCTTCAAGCGCACGAACGATTACTAGCTTTGGCGCAAAAAAAGAGTGACACCATTAAAGAGGGTGACTTTGCGACCTTGGATCAAGTCATGAATCAAGAACAATCGATGATTCAAGCTATCACGCAACTCGAAGAACGTCGACTGAACATGACAGAGACTTTTTTTCGAGAAAAAGGGGTTCACAATGACGGGACGTTGACCATGCTGATTGCTCATGCTCCTGAAGTCACCGGACGCAGGTTGCAAGATACCCAGCTTCAACTGGCTAATGTCCTGTATGAACTTCAAGCGGTCAATCAATTCAATCAAGAACTGTTATCCCAGTCATTGGAATGGGTTCACCTTAATATGAATCTCGCACAGCCGAAGACAGAACCGACGAACTACGAACCACCATCTAAACAAAAATTAAACACACCCGCGACATCACGATTTGATTCCCGGGCTTAG
- the fliW gene encoding flagellar assembly protein FliW, with amino-acid sequence MTIETKYHGEMEINHDEAIHFDHGLPGFQHETTFVLLPLEQASPFVVLQSLNHPEVAFIMTTPFLFYPDYAFDLPEDAIDQLAIESEFDVTIYSILTIKEPFEDSTINLIAPVIINHQTKEAKQIVLQSDDYTTKHPLVSGKEGSNARS; translated from the coding sequence ATGACAATAGAGACCAAGTATCACGGTGAGATGGAGATTAATCATGATGAAGCGATTCATTTTGATCATGGACTCCCTGGATTCCAACATGAGACAACATTTGTATTGCTGCCGCTGGAGCAGGCGTCCCCATTCGTGGTGTTGCAATCGCTCAATCATCCTGAGGTGGCGTTCATCATGACGACACCTTTTTTGTTCTATCCGGATTACGCATTTGATCTCCCGGAAGATGCCATCGATCAATTGGCCATTGAATCAGAATTTGATGTTACGATTTATTCCATTTTAACGATCAAAGAGCCATTTGAAGACTCGACCATCAATTTGATTGCTCCTGTCATAATTAATCATCAGACAAAAGAAGCTAAGCAAATTGTTCTCCAATCCGATGATTATACGACGAAACATCCGCTTGTATCGGGCAAGGAGGGGTCCAATGCTCGTTCTTAA
- a CDS encoding MFS transporter: MIEEKTQLFWRTTLALSLGSLVIFANVYFTQPILPVLTEEFAVSPLVSSLSVSFVILALGIALFFYGPISDSIGRRGIMITTMTLATLATLMMVFVPNFESLLIVRILQGICLAGLPSLAVAYIGEEFSSKAIPVAIGVYISGNTIGGMLGRITSGIMTDMFSWRVAFLTMGIISLICLILFIVLLPASRHFVKKPLNWHEALSTYRHHLRNTELRLAYIIGGLHFFIFVGLFNYATYLLSGAPFHLPSSLLGLLFLTYLAGTVSSPIAGRLSAYFSQTFVIGMGITIMVLGLLVTLIPSIIAVIVGLLLICFGFFSAHSVASSWVSSRAAFAKASASGLYLIAYYIGGSLGPFYLDPFWNLWHWDGVIVGCLLVLVVTTFCMWKMYQLEKGSLKRRAFS, from the coding sequence TTGATTGAAGAGAAAACACAACTGTTTTGGCGAACGACTTTGGCATTAAGTCTCGGTTCGCTCGTGATTTTTGCTAATGTTTATTTTACACAACCGATATTGCCGGTGTTGACGGAGGAATTTGCCGTTTCGCCGTTGGTTTCCAGTTTATCTGTGTCGTTTGTCATTTTAGCTCTCGGCATTGCTTTATTTTTTTATGGCCCAATATCGGATAGTATCGGCCGCCGGGGCATTATGATCACAACGATGACGCTGGCGACATTGGCGACGTTGATGATGGTTTTTGTGCCCAATTTTGAGAGTTTATTGATTGTGCGGATTTTGCAAGGCATCTGCTTAGCGGGGTTACCCTCGCTCGCTGTTGCCTATATCGGTGAGGAATTTTCGTCCAAGGCGATTCCTGTCGCCATTGGTGTTTACATTAGTGGCAATACGATTGGGGGCATGCTTGGGCGGATTACAAGTGGTATTATGACTGATATGTTTAGTTGGCGCGTCGCCTTTCTTACAATGGGCATAATCAGTCTCATCTGTTTAATATTGTTTATTGTATTATTGCCTGCTTCACGACATTTCGTGAAAAAACCGTTGAATTGGCACGAGGCCTTATCGACCTATCGACATCATCTGCGGAATACAGAGTTAAGATTGGCTTACATCATAGGTGGCTTGCATTTCTTTATTTTTGTCGGTTTGTTTAATTATGCGACTTATTTATTGAGCGGTGCCCCTTTTCATCTACCAAGTTCGCTATTAGGACTGTTATTTTTAACGTATCTGGCAGGCACGGTTAGCTCGCCGATTGCCGGCAGACTATCGGCTTATTTTTCACAAACATTTGTGATCGGAATGGGGATCACCATCATGGTTCTGGGTCTCCTAGTTACTTTGATACCTAGCATTATTGCGGTCATTGTAGGTTTACTGCTGATATGCTTCGGATTCTTTTCGGCCCATTCTGTGGCCAGCTCATGGGTGAGTAGCCGGGCAGCTTTTGCAAAAGCGAGTGCTTCGGGATTATACTTGATTGCCTATTATATCGGCGGGAGTCTGGGACCTTTTTACCTCGATCCGTTTTGGAATCTATGGCATTGGGATGGCGTTATTGTAGGTTGTTTACTTGTTTTGGTTGTAACGACTTTTTGTATGTGGAAAATGTATCAACTTGAGAAAGGATCTTTGAAAAGGAGGGCGTTCTCTTGA
- a CDS encoding tartrate dehydrogenase, translating to MKKYSIAVVPGDGVGKEVMPEAVEVLETLAEVHGGVSFSFDWYPWSCDYYLEHGQMMPEDGMSRLQNHNAVFLGAVGDPTRVPDHVSLWGLLINIRREFEQVINVRPAKNLKGIRSPLANPNDFNFIVVRENSEGEYSEVGGRIHRGADELAIQNAVFTRKAAERTMDYAFQLAEGRRGHVTSATKSNGIVHSMPFWDDVFKDMSVKYPDIKTEANHIDALAAFLVSKPEAFDVIVGSNLFGDILTDLGAAIMGSIGVAPAANINLNGKYPSMFEPVHGSAPDIYGKGLANPIGQIWTAKMMLDHLGETELGETLMSAIEDVLAAGVKTPDLGGSYKTKEVTAEMIQRLKVMA from the coding sequence TTGAAGAAGTACAGCATAGCAGTCGTTCCAGGTGATGGTGTTGGTAAAGAGGTCATGCCTGAGGCGGTAGAGGTTCTGGAAACACTGGCTGAAGTTCATGGCGGCGTGTCGTTTTCATTTGACTGGTATCCATGGAGTTGTGATTATTATCTAGAGCACGGTCAGATGATGCCTGAAGATGGCATGAGTCGTCTGCAAAACCATAATGCCGTGTTTCTGGGAGCTGTTGGTGATCCAACCCGGGTTCCCGACCATGTTTCGTTATGGGGACTTTTAATTAACATTCGCCGGGAATTCGAACAGGTGATCAATGTGCGTCCAGCGAAAAATCTGAAAGGCATTCGTTCACCACTGGCGAATCCCAATGACTTTAACTTCATCGTTGTCCGTGAAAATAGTGAAGGGGAGTACAGTGAGGTTGGTGGTCGTATTCATCGCGGCGCCGACGAGTTGGCCATTCAAAATGCTGTCTTTACTAGAAAAGCGGCGGAACGCACGATGGATTATGCTTTTCAATTAGCGGAAGGACGCCGTGGTCATGTGACGAGTGCAACGAAATCAAACGGGATTGTTCACTCAATGCCTTTCTGGGATGACGTTTTTAAAGATATGTCAGTAAAATATCCTGATATCAAAACGGAGGCCAACCATATAGATGCACTCGCGGCCTTTCTTGTCTCGAAACCTGAAGCCTTTGATGTGATTGTGGGTAGCAATTTATTCGGTGATATTTTAACGGACTTAGGTGCTGCAATCATGGGAAGTATCGGCGTTGCGCCAGCAGCCAATATTAACTTGAACGGTAAGTACCCATCCATGTTTGAACCCGTCCACGGCTCTGCACCAGACATTTATGGGAAAGGACTTGCTAATCCAATCGGTCAAATCTGGACCGCCAAAATGATGCTTGACCATTTGGGTGAGACAGAATTAGGAGAAACATTAATGAGCGCGATCGAAGACGTGCTTGCAGCAGGTGTCAAGACCCCTGATCTCGGCGGATCGTATAAAACTAAAGAAGTCACAGCTGAGATGATTCAAAGGTTGAAAGTGATGGCTTAA
- the flgK gene encoding flagellar hook-associated protein FlgK: protein MRSTFASLETARRALSAQQAAIRTTGHNISNANTDGYSRQRVNMEATRAYPTPGMSQSMSAGQLGTGVEAGSVQRIREYFVDSQVREQTTKAGYYNAKSEALSKMEQIMNEPTEEGMSKVIDDFWSSLQDLAQNPANSGARSVVLEKGKAVANTFNYMSSSLEQVQTDLKQEMDVTVNSVNSLATQINDINKQIAQVEPHGLVANDLYDKRDGLVDKLSELTNVKVERIESGGQASSAAAGKYTVNLIDEGGTEHTLVDGENLTANQLKISYGESGESPQLSISGESDQQGLSLGEGGGKLQGLITSYDTDYKSMLGRLDHLAEGLASEFNAVHREGVDLNGESGNNFFISVPEDSGDGHYAQQMKVKDNLGVKDIAAAADEENVDGNSDTVQGDNANAYNLADVLTTKMDINDEAGQDQTVKEYYQSMIGDMGVKAQSANRMKENTATLKSQAEQRRMSISGVSVDEEMTNLIKYQHAYSAAARMVTTVNQMLDTVVNRMGRG from the coding sequence ATGCGCAGCACATTTGCCAGTCTAGAAACGGCCAGGCGCGCCCTGTCTGCCCAGCAAGCAGCAATTCGCACCACCGGCCATAACATTTCCAATGCTAATACGGATGGATATTCACGTCAGCGCGTGAATATGGAAGCGACACGAGCTTACCCAACACCTGGGATGTCACAATCAATGTCAGCAGGTCAACTCGGCACAGGTGTTGAAGCCGGTTCTGTTCAACGCATCCGTGAATATTTTGTTGATAGTCAAGTTCGCGAGCAAACCACTAAAGCTGGTTACTACAATGCGAAAAGCGAAGCGCTTAGCAAAATGGAACAAATTATGAATGAACCGACGGAAGAGGGAATGTCCAAGGTCATAGATGACTTTTGGTCGTCCTTGCAAGACTTGGCACAAAATCCGGCTAACTCTGGAGCCCGGTCAGTTGTTTTAGAAAAAGGGAAGGCTGTCGCCAATACCTTTAATTACATGTCATCCTCGCTTGAACAAGTTCAAACCGATTTGAAACAAGAAATGGATGTGACGGTCAACAGTGTTAACTCCTTGGCGACACAAATTAATGATATTAACAAACAAATTGCCCAAGTTGAACCGCACGGATTGGTCGCCAATGATTTATATGACAAACGCGATGGACTCGTAGACAAACTATCCGAACTTACGAATGTCAAAGTTGAACGAATTGAAAGCGGCGGGCAGGCATCATCGGCCGCTGCCGGCAAATATACAGTGAATCTTATTGATGAAGGCGGTACGGAGCATACCCTCGTTGATGGAGAAAACCTCACGGCGAATCAACTCAAGATCAGCTATGGTGAAAGCGGTGAATCACCGCAGCTCAGTATATCGGGTGAATCGGACCAGCAAGGACTTTCGCTTGGAGAAGGCGGCGGAAAGCTACAGGGACTCATCACGAGTTATGACACCGATTATAAAAGCATGTTGGGCCGGCTTGATCATCTAGCTGAAGGTTTGGCGAGCGAGTTTAATGCCGTCCACAGGGAGGGTGTTGATCTAAATGGAGAATCTGGGAATAACTTTTTTATTTCAGTTCCTGAAGATTCTGGAGACGGTCACTATGCCCAGCAAATGAAGGTAAAGGATAATCTAGGGGTTAAAGATATTGCAGCAGCAGCTGATGAAGAAAATGTTGATGGCAATAGTGACACCGTTCAAGGCGACAACGCAAATGCATACAATTTAGCGGATGTTTTGACGACGAAAATGGATATTAATGATGAAGCGGGTCAAGACCAGACCGTTAAGGAATATTATCAAAGCATGATTGGCGACATGGGTGTTAAGGCACAGTCGGCTAATCGAATGAAAGAGAATACGGCGACCTTAAAAAGTCAAGCCGAACAACGGCGAATGTCAATCAGCGGTGTTTCCGTTGATGAAGAGATGACGAATTTGATCAAATATCAACATGCCTACAGTGCGGCGGCACGAATGGTGACCACTGTGAATCAAATGTTAGACACCGTCGTTAATCGCATGGGCAGGGGATAG
- a CDS encoding DUF6470 family protein, whose protein sequence is MMMPHLVMHSTQGKIGLRSTTPQVQMHQQKADVSIKQQPANMSVKRRPAKVTIDQTQAWHNLNLKSAMVRIKDAADQGKQAVLEGIRRRAGQGDQLMRIETPGNPIVSQAVENAFRQGHYDTGSVPPSQAVKLHTRPSSLDIRWQTHQPEIRVNINQPQFSFQRGRVNVYMRQYPELDIQVKQTFDQSV, encoded by the coding sequence ATGATGATGCCACATCTTGTGATGCATTCGACACAAGGAAAAATCGGTCTGAGATCCACAACACCGCAAGTCCAGATGCACCAACAAAAGGCTGACGTTTCTATCAAGCAGCAGCCAGCAAACATGTCTGTTAAGCGCCGTCCGGCTAAAGTGACCATTGATCAGACACAGGCTTGGCATAATTTGAATTTAAAATCGGCGATGGTTCGGATTAAGGATGCTGCTGATCAGGGTAAACAGGCCGTGCTTGAAGGGATCCGGCGTCGAGCGGGGCAAGGGGATCAATTGATGCGTATTGAGACTCCAGGAAACCCCATCGTCTCGCAAGCTGTGGAAAATGCATTTCGACAGGGTCACTACGATACTGGTTCCGTACCACCATCTCAAGCAGTTAAGCTTCATACTCGTCCTAGTTCTCTTGATATTCGTTGGCAAACGCATCAACCGGAGATACGTGTCAACATTAATCAACCGCAGTTTTCTTTTCAACGCGGCCGTGTGAACGTCTATATGCGGCAATATCCGGAGCTTGATATACAGGTTAAACAAACGTTTGATCAATCGGTGTGA
- the panD gene encoding aspartate 1-decarboxylase: MQRLMCKGKIHRATVTEADLDYIGSVTIDETLMKETNIHPYEMVQITNLKNAARWKTYAIPGEQGSGTICLNGPPAHLFSKGDLVIILSMGQFDESEISELRPRVAFVDENNQITNVEEHRLDNWNQDQVESTS, translated from the coding sequence ATGCAACGTTTGATGTGTAAGGGAAAGATTCACCGGGCTACAGTGACTGAAGCGGATCTTGACTATATTGGCAGTGTGACGATTGATGAGACGCTAATGAAAGAAACCAATATTCACCCATATGAGATGGTGCAAATTACTAATTTGAAAAATGCAGCGAGATGGAAAACTTACGCCATACCAGGTGAGCAAGGTTCCGGAACCATCTGTCTTAACGGACCACCGGCGCATCTATTTTCAAAAGGTGATCTTGTCATTATCTTGAGCATGGGACAGTTTGACGAGTCGGAAATTAGTGAATTGCGCCCTCGTGTTGCCTTCGTTGATGAAAATAATCAGATTACGAATGTCGAGGAGCACCGTCTCGATAACTGGAATCAAGATCAAGTCGAATCAACATCATAA
- the flgM gene encoding flagellar biosynthesis anti-sigma factor FlgM produces the protein MKINGSSYMKQLQMYQNHAQKSQQASKPVSKQDQVEISSTAKDMMQTNRIESERQEKVEQLRKQVADGKYDMNYNETAKKLVNYWRGAMNHDE, from the coding sequence ATGAAAATCAACGGTTCTTCATATATGAAACAATTGCAAATGTATCAAAATCATGCCCAAAAGTCGCAACAGGCGTCAAAGCCTGTGTCCAAGCAGGATCAAGTTGAAATCTCATCGACTGCGAAAGATATGATGCAGACGAACCGTATTGAAAGCGAACGACAAGAAAAAGTTGAGCAACTCAGGAAGCAAGTCGCTGATGGCAAGTACGACATGAATTATAATGAAACAGCAAAAAAGCTAGTCAATTACTGGCGAGGAGCTATGAACCATGATGAATGA